In Streptomyces durocortorensis, a genomic segment contains:
- a CDS encoding sterol desaturase family protein produces the protein MEPNLPDVVLWSIPAFVLLTVIEMVSYRLHPDEEAAGYEARDAATSVTMGLGSLGFDLLWKIPILAIYMAVYELTPMRVPVLWWTVLLMLLAQDFFYYWSHRGHHVIRILWACHVVHHSSRKFNLTTALRQPWTSATVWPFYLPLIACGVHPAALAFCQSANLVYQFWVHTERVGKLPRPFEYVLNTPSHHRVHHASQGSYLDRNYGGILIVWDRMFGSFAAETERPVYGLTKNISTHNPLRVATHEYAAIARDVRAADTWSERAGRIFGGPGWQPATKAGAETIAAGAAAPVSVPVQAAPAPSAPERTL, from the coding sequence ATGGAGCCGAACCTGCCCGATGTCGTGCTGTGGTCAATACCGGCCTTCGTGCTGCTCACCGTGATCGAGATGGTCAGCTACCGTCTCCATCCGGACGAGGAGGCCGCCGGGTACGAGGCCAGGGACGCCGCCACCAGCGTCACCATGGGGCTCGGCAGCCTGGGCTTCGACCTTCTGTGGAAGATCCCCATCCTGGCGATCTACATGGCGGTCTACGAGCTGACGCCGATGCGAGTGCCCGTGCTGTGGTGGACCGTCCTGCTGATGCTCCTCGCCCAGGACTTCTTCTACTACTGGTCCCACCGCGGCCACCACGTCATCCGCATCCTGTGGGCCTGCCATGTGGTCCACCACTCCAGCCGCAAGTTCAACCTCACCACCGCACTGCGCCAGCCCTGGACCTCCGCGACCGTCTGGCCCTTCTATCTGCCGCTGATCGCCTGCGGGGTGCACCCGGCGGCGCTCGCGTTCTGCCAGTCGGCCAACCTCGTCTACCAGTTCTGGGTCCACACCGAGCGGGTCGGGAAGCTCCCCCGCCCCTTCGAGTACGTCCTCAACACGCCCTCCCACCACCGCGTCCACCACGCCTCGCAAGGCAGCTACCTGGACCGCAACTACGGCGGCATCCTGATCGTCTGGGACCGGATGTTCGGGTCCTTCGCGGCCGAGACCGAGCGGCCCGTGTACGGGCTCACCAAGAACATCTCCACCCACAACCCGCTGCGCGTCGCGACCCATGAGTACGCCGCCATCGCCCGGGACGTGCGGGCCGCCGACACCTGGAGCGAGCGGGCCGGGCGGATCTTCGGGGGGCCGGGCTGGCAGCCTGCGACGAAGGCGGGAGCCGAGACCATCGCGGCCGGGGCTGCGGCGCCCGTCTCCGTACCCGTGCAGGCCGCCCCTGCCCCCTCCGCCCCGGAACGCACCCTGTGA
- a CDS encoding NACHT domain-containing protein, whose product MSGTEVALVRLATTVVGAATKALLTPKPGAGLVQDPVRPLPRPPKPDRLAKVLAGRMSESYADLPEHERLAALIAVQDTFATGGELDAGRLFAVELDPERLRAELSAPATGLSERALDLYEDLLGRCCAHLVEQLTAHPSFAARAAVEQVRAAGRGRELVEDVRARVGPRPDAADLEFEGRYAEFMATANSRVELFGLTLGRSAGGWPLETAYIGLEVSGEYETPDRLGLDHPVRTTVRIEQALGERDRLLLRGPAGSGKSTLVQWLALNAARQTFGSDLADWNRCVPFVLRLRAFTALDALPAPADFLRAAGVPLHGSAPAGWADRLMQQGRALVLVDGVDEVPDRLRKRTERWLKDLIVAYPRSRYVVTTRPSAVPETWLSGSGFEPHTLLTMGRADIHAFIGHWHRAARSECRTEAERAELDPYEKALRRAVSTRRDLGLLATNPLMCALLCALNRDRRMQLPRARKELYDAALDMLLVRRDTEREIVGVEGVDLTREEQTALLQRLAYWLIRNGLVEARQEEAVALVADWLRAMSQVRGTPDQVFAHLLNRSGLLREPAPGAVSFVHRTFQDYLGAKAAVEARDFGVLVRHAHEDQWDDVVQMAVGHARPDERAALLTSLLERADEDPGHEHRLILLAAASLAHAPELHPVVRAGVEERTERLLPPDSQESIDELAKVGGLALELLSSMLDELTERQAAAVVRTAAEVGGETAYELVKQFRDDERIPVTHAVSTAWEQFDPEVYAREMMAVRTWEDAYAFVRTDAQLAALRHIPTLRSVHLTGDFHDLSHVTARTDVEQAFVHSNSRIADARPFTAMPQLREIGLSRCPQIRNIEPLAQLGLKWLSLVELHPSFDPAPLTEMPDLRYLALGHPFLMESIGELPVCDQVTTLDLMGQTRYLNLEGLEHWTNLRTLGLHGATHLRQLCRTPSLCNLEQLHVLQTSSLDLRLLTPLTTLRGLRLFASSVTSGLAPLTELPSLTFLALYGNEQRFDLTPLAASEHLTIQLAHDTSVTGTRLFPPERIVRLP is encoded by the coding sequence GTGTCCGGTACGGAAGTTGCCCTGGTTCGGCTGGCCACGACGGTGGTCGGTGCGGCCACCAAGGCGCTGTTGACCCCCAAGCCCGGCGCGGGCCTGGTCCAGGACCCGGTCCGCCCGCTCCCCCGCCCGCCGAAGCCGGACCGGCTGGCGAAGGTGCTCGCGGGACGGATGTCCGAGTCCTACGCGGATCTCCCCGAGCACGAGCGACTCGCCGCGCTCATTGCCGTACAGGACACGTTCGCCACGGGGGGCGAGCTGGATGCCGGGCGGCTGTTCGCGGTGGAGCTGGACCCGGAGCGGCTGCGCGCAGAGCTGTCGGCCCCGGCCACCGGGCTCTCGGAGCGCGCCCTCGACCTGTACGAGGACCTCCTCGGCCGCTGCTGCGCGCATCTGGTGGAGCAGCTGACCGCACACCCGTCGTTCGCGGCGCGGGCGGCGGTGGAGCAGGTCCGTGCGGCGGGGCGGGGGCGGGAGCTGGTGGAGGACGTCCGGGCCCGGGTCGGCCCGCGCCCGGACGCGGCGGACCTGGAGTTCGAGGGGCGGTACGCGGAGTTCATGGCGACGGCCAACAGCCGGGTGGAGCTGTTCGGGCTGACACTGGGAAGGTCGGCGGGGGGATGGCCATTGGAGACGGCGTATATCGGTCTTGAGGTCAGCGGGGAGTACGAGACGCCCGACCGGCTCGGTCTGGATCATCCGGTCCGGACGACGGTCAGGATCGAGCAGGCGCTCGGCGAGCGGGACCGGTTGCTGCTGCGCGGCCCGGCCGGTTCCGGCAAGAGCACGCTGGTGCAGTGGCTGGCGCTGAACGCGGCCCGGCAGACGTTCGGCAGCGACCTGGCCGACTGGAACCGGTGCGTGCCCTTCGTCCTGCGTCTGCGCGCCTTCACGGCCCTCGACGCCCTGCCCGCCCCGGCGGACTTCCTGCGTGCGGCGGGCGTCCCGCTGCACGGCTCGGCCCCGGCCGGCTGGGCGGACCGGCTGATGCAGCAGGGCCGGGCGCTGGTCCTGGTCGACGGGGTCGACGAGGTGCCGGACCGGCTGCGCAAGCGCACGGAGCGCTGGCTGAAGGACCTGATCGTCGCCTACCCCCGGTCCAGGTACGTGGTGACGACCCGCCCTTCCGCCGTCCCCGAGACCTGGCTCTCCGGCTCCGGCTTCGAGCCGCACACGCTGCTGACGATGGGCCGCGCCGACATCCACGCCTTCATCGGGCACTGGCACCGGGCGGCCCGGTCGGAGTGCCGGACGGAGGCGGAGCGCGCCGAGCTCGACCCGTACGAGAAGGCGCTGCGCCGTGCGGTGAGCACCCGCCGGGACCTGGGGCTGCTCGCGACGAACCCGCTGATGTGCGCCCTGCTCTGCGCGCTGAACCGGGACCGCCGGATGCAGCTGCCCCGGGCGCGCAAGGAGCTGTACGACGCCGCCCTGGACATGCTGCTGGTCCGCCGCGACACCGAGCGCGAGATCGTCGGGGTGGAGGGAGTCGACCTGACCCGCGAGGAACAGACGGCCCTGCTCCAGCGCCTCGCGTACTGGCTGATCCGCAACGGCCTGGTCGAGGCCCGGCAGGAGGAGGCGGTGGCCCTGGTCGCGGACTGGCTGCGGGCCATGTCCCAGGTCCGGGGCACCCCCGACCAGGTCTTCGCCCACCTCCTCAACCGCAGCGGTCTCCTCCGCGAACCGGCCCCGGGCGCGGTCAGCTTCGTGCACCGCACCTTCCAGGACTACCTGGGCGCGAAGGCGGCGGTGGAGGCCCGCGACTTCGGGGTTCTGGTCCGCCATGCCCACGAGGACCAGTGGGACGACGTGGTGCAGATGGCGGTGGGGCACGCGCGGCCGGACGAGCGGGCTGCGCTGCTGACGTCCTTGCTGGAGCGCGCCGACGAGGATCCCGGCCACGAGCACCGGCTGATCCTGCTGGCGGCGGCGAGTCTGGCTCATGCGCCGGAACTGCATCCGGTGGTACGGGCGGGAGTGGAGGAACGGACCGAACGGCTGTTGCCGCCGGACAGCCAGGAGTCCATCGATGAGCTGGCCAAGGTGGGCGGCCTGGCGCTGGAACTGCTGTCGTCGATGCTGGACGAGCTGACGGAGAGGCAGGCGGCAGCCGTGGTGCGGACGGCCGCGGAGGTGGGCGGGGAGACGGCGTACGAGCTGGTGAAACAGTTCCGGGACGACGAAAGGATCCCGGTCACCCACGCGGTGTCCACCGCATGGGAGCAGTTCGACCCGGAGGTCTACGCGCGGGAGATGATGGCCGTCCGTACCTGGGAGGACGCCTACGCGTTCGTCAGGACAGACGCGCAGCTCGCCGCGCTGCGCCACATCCCGACCCTGCGCAGCGTGCATCTGACGGGCGACTTCCACGATCTGTCGCACGTGACGGCCCGGACCGACGTGGAACAGGCTTTCGTCCACAGCAACAGCCGAATCGCCGACGCACGCCCCTTCACAGCGATGCCGCAGCTGCGCGAGATCGGTCTGAGCCGGTGCCCGCAGATCCGGAACATCGAACCACTTGCGCAGCTGGGGCTGAAGTGGCTCTCCCTCGTCGAACTCCACCCATCGTTCGACCCGGCACCGCTGACGGAGATGCCGGATCTCCGCTACCTGGCGCTCGGCCACCCCTTCCTCATGGAGAGCATCGGCGAGCTTCCCGTCTGCGACCAGGTGACCACGCTCGACCTGATGGGGCAGACCCGGTATCTGAACCTGGAGGGCCTGGAGCACTGGACGAACCTGCGAACGCTGGGCCTGCACGGTGCGACCCACCTGCGGCAGCTCTGCCGGACGCCGTCGCTGTGCAACCTGGAGCAATTGCATGTCTTGCAGACGTCCAGCCTGGACCTCAGGCTGCTGACACCCCTCACCACCCTGCGTGGACTGCGCCTGTTCGCGAGCAGCGTGACCTCCGGCCTCGCCCCTCTCACCGAGCTTCCGTCCCTCACTTTCCTTGCCCTCTACGGAAACGAGCAACGCTTCGACCTCACCCCCCTCGCCGCCTCCGAGCACTTGACGATCCAACTGGCTCACGACACCAGCGTGACCGGCACCCGCCTCTTCCCGCCCGAACGCATCGTCCGCCTCCCCTGA